A single region of the Candidatus Marinarcus aquaticus genome encodes:
- a CDS encoding HD domain-containing protein, translating to MLNPKIIDYIFSSASIQRWNDYPRMVELVELDKQAHKFIIAYFIAKLEDGVNMTHLIEAGIFEFLRRVVVTDIRPDVFRKALQKKAPEINAWVISKLKDSIEDIDSGNFLNKFEEYLNDPKMYEKERFILKAASYISTKWEFSIVYQTSAFLNDIEDVKKSVEEEIEDYYELISVRKIALNKKLSRLIDLSGRLRFQKRWAQTPRIPETSVLGHMLTVALFGYFYSLEVNACDKRIENNFFTALFHDLPEALTRDIISPVKYSVDELSDIISEYEIIKIEDDIMPCVPEKIRPEFAYYLGLYDGVKDEFLDKINQNGIKVVDNGLAAYNSDKYNGIDGKALKQCDKLSAFVEASLSISHGIKSNDLITGKKEIVKGLKTIETVDFQAIGSDVDHYFGTTGQTQARIDFD from the coding sequence ATGCTTAACCCTAAAATTATTGATTATATATTTTCTTCTGCTTCCATTCAACGGTGGAATGACTATCCAAGAATGGTTGAACTTGTTGAGTTGGACAAACAAGCACACAAGTTTATCATCGCTTATTTTATTGCTAAGTTAGAAGATGGTGTCAACATGACGCACCTGATTGAAGCAGGTATTTTTGAATTCTTAAGACGTGTGGTTGTTACAGATATCAGACCCGATGTTTTCAGGAAAGCACTACAAAAAAAAGCACCTGAAATCAATGCATGGGTGATTTCAAAACTGAAAGACTCCATTGAAGATATTGACAGCGGTAACTTTTTAAATAAGTTTGAAGAGTATCTCAATGATCCAAAAATGTATGAAAAAGAGCGCTTTATTTTAAAAGCCGCTTCATATATCTCTACAAAATGGGAATTCTCAATTGTCTATCAAACCAGTGCTTTTTTAAATGACATTGAAGATGTTAAAAAGAGTGTTGAAGAGGAGATTGAAGACTATTATGAACTCATCAGTGTACGTAAAATTGCACTGAATAAAAAGCTCTCTAGGCTTATTGATTTAAGTGGACGTTTACGATTTCAAAAGCGTTGGGCACAAACACCAAGAATCCCAGAGACTTCAGTACTTGGGCACATGCTCACTGTGGCACTCTTTGGATACTTCTACTCACTGGAAGTGAATGCTTGTGATAAACGAATAGAGAATAACTTTTTCACTGCACTCTTTCATGACCTTCCAGAAGCACTCACACGAGACATCATTTCACCAGTGAAATACAGTGTAGATGAGCTTTCAGATATCATCAGTGAGTATGAAATCATCAAAATTGAAGATGACATCATGCCGTGTGTTCCTGAAAAAATACGTCCAGAATTTGCTTATTATTTAGGATTGTATGATGGCGTAAAAGATGAGTTTTTGGATAAGATTAATCAAAATGGAATCAAAGTAGTTGACAATGGTTTGGCTGCGTATAATTCTGATAAGTACAATGGGATTGATGGAAAAGCACTCAAACAGTGTGATAAACTCTCTGCTTTTGTGGAAGCAAGTCTCTCTATTTCACATGGAATTAAATCCAATGATTTAATTACAGGGAAAAAAGAGATTGTAAAAGGGCTTAAAACCATTGAAACCGTTGATTTCCAAGCCATTGGAAGTGATGTGGACCACTATTTTGGTACCACAGGTCAAACGCAAGCGCGTATTGACTTTGACTAA
- a CDS encoding DUF2156 domain-containing protein, translating to MASIQIGQHTLKSFDITTKETMQHYLKELSSDISDYTFAANFIWLSNSTGFFAIIEDCFCLFALSGGELAMLLPPIGKKEYQHKAILECFKIMNENNSSLYYSKIEYVDERMLENFVESLEEGTVIFDALQDYVIEKKLVDYIYSSDKLIELKGKAFHSKRNEINKFNIVYSDYEIVRLNAQEHSVQIMQLFNKWVSDRIKYMPKEEADIFLDGIFQEKHAVQRMLKFFDELNLIGIVIYINGEIKGFTVGEKINETTSSVIIEKTDFEVLGCAQFIFREFSKLLKEYYGTEYINIGDDMGFENLKKVKMSYRPDRLIPKYTIYQK from the coding sequence TTGGCATCTATTCAAATAGGTCAACACACATTAAAAAGTTTTGATATCACAACCAAAGAGACCATGCAACACTATTTAAAAGAGCTCTCTTCAGATATCAGTGACTATACATTTGCCGCAAACTTTATCTGGTTATCAAACTCAACTGGGTTTTTTGCCATCATTGAAGATTGCTTTTGTCTTTTTGCTTTAAGTGGCGGAGAACTTGCAATGTTGTTGCCACCTATTGGTAAAAAAGAGTATCAACACAAAGCAATTTTAGAGTGTTTTAAAATCATGAATGAAAACAACAGTTCCCTTTATTACTCAAAGATTGAGTATGTGGATGAAAGAATGCTTGAAAATTTCGTGGAGTCATTAGAAGAGGGTACGGTTATCTTTGATGCATTGCAAGATTATGTTATTGAGAAAAAGCTGGTGGATTATATTTACAGCAGTGATAAACTCATTGAGCTTAAAGGAAAAGCGTTTCACTCAAAACGAAATGAGATTAATAAATTCAATATTGTCTACTCAGATTATGAGATTGTACGCTTAAATGCTCAAGAGCATAGTGTGCAAATCATGCAACTGTTTAACAAATGGGTCAGTGATAGGATTAAGTATATGCCAAAAGAAGAAGCTGATATTTTCTTAGATGGTATTTTCCAAGAGAAACATGCCGTACAACGAATGTTGAAGTTTTTTGATGAGTTAAACTTGATTGGAATTGTCATTTATATCAATGGTGAGATTAAAGGGTTTACCGTGGGTGAGAAAATCAACGAAACCACTTCAAGTGTGATCATTGAAAAAACAGACTTTGAGGTTCTTGGGTGTGCACAGTTTATTTTCAGAGAGTTTTCAAAACTCTTAAAAGAGTATTATGGAACAGAGTATATCAACATTGGAGATGACATGGGATTTGAAAACTTGAAAAAAGTAAAAATGTCATACCGACCAGACCGATTGATTCCTAAGTATACCATTTACCAAAAATGA
- a CDS encoding GNAT family N-acetyltransferase yields the protein MIIEKTYAYDVQALHQIEQEVFLNEPFALSQASFYYHVKKGMLYKAVLDGVIVGYILWLRRKNSYRLYSLAIKPEYRGQNIASQLLSESLKMLDKHTFTLEVRKSNSKAIALYEKFGFKIKKELNSYYDNEDGLWMKLER from the coding sequence ATGATAATAGAAAAAACGTACGCTTATGATGTACAAGCGTTACATCAAATTGAGCAAGAGGTGTTTTTAAACGAGCCTTTTGCTTTGAGTCAAGCCTCTTTTTATTATCATGTGAAAAAAGGCATGCTCTATAAAGCAGTATTGGATGGGGTAATCGTAGGATATATTTTATGGTTACGACGAAAAAACTCTTATCGTCTTTATTCTTTGGCCATTAAACCTGAGTATCGAGGTCAAAATATTGCTTCTCAGTTATTAAGTGAAAGCTTAAAAATGTTGGATAAACACACATTTACTTTAGAGGTTCGAAAGAGTAACAGTAAAGCGATTGCTTTGTATGAAAAGTTTGGATTTAAAATAAAAAAAGAGTTGAACTCTTATTATGACAATGAAGATGGATTGTGGATGAAACTAGAGAGATAA
- the rpiB gene encoding ribose 5-phosphate isomerase B → MTYYIGADHAGIDIKAYVKELFEKKGHEVIDLGPNTKDRVDYPDFAAKVCQEVLANEGSKGILICGSGIGMSMAANKFDGIRAALCHNEYSAKMAREHNDANVICLGERVSGYGMVEAIVDAWCKASFEGGRHTKRVEKINNLFGSCRA, encoded by the coding sequence ATGACTTATTATATTGGTGCAGACCATGCAGGTATTGATATCAAAGCTTATGTAAAAGAACTTTTTGAAAAAAAAGGTCATGAAGTGATCGACTTAGGTCCCAACACAAAAGATAGAGTGGACTACCCTGATTTTGCTGCAAAAGTATGTCAAGAAGTTTTAGCCAATGAAGGAAGCAAAGGTATTTTAATTTGTGGTTCTGGAATTGGTATGTCTATGGCTGCGAATAAATTTGATGGTATTCGAGCAGCCCTTTGCCATAACGAATACTCAGCAAAAATGGCCCGAGAACACAACGATGCCAATGTTATTTGCTTAGGTGAACGAGTGAGTGGTTATGGCATGGTTGAAGCCATTGTTGATGCATGGTGTAAAGCCTCTTTTGAAGGGGGACGACACACAAAACGTGTAGAGAAAATCAATAACCTTTTTGGAAGTTGTAGAGCATAA
- the lepB gene encoding signal peptidase I → MLNKIYRWSSSWTGTIIIVLTIIFFVAQAFVIPSGSMKNTLLIGDMLFVKKFSYGIPTPRIPWLEIKVLPDFNDNGHLIEGDKPQRGDIVVFRYPHNEAIHYVKRLVATGGDLIAMKDKHLLLHPKEGNEYVLKNYDKESILSIMGKMWIVDPYKKEHPGIHNDPSVVKDGLTPYQLFDMLPVEVPEGEYFMMGDNRDHSNDSRFWGTVQYKHIVGKPWFIYFSWDENKEIRWNRIFRSIEGIEDEMFGKEIKIEHKEGIY, encoded by the coding sequence ATGCTCAATAAAATTTACCGATGGTCCTCTTCTTGGACGGGGACGATAATCATTGTATTAACCATCATCTTCTTTGTTGCTCAAGCTTTTGTTATCCCAAGTGGAAGTATGAAAAACACACTTCTTATTGGAGACATGTTGTTTGTAAAGAAGTTTTCATACGGGATTCCAACACCACGAATTCCTTGGCTTGAAATCAAAGTACTGCCTGATTTTAATGACAATGGACACCTAATTGAAGGTGATAAACCTCAAAGAGGAGATATCGTAGTTTTCAGATACCCGCACAATGAAGCCATTCACTATGTTAAACGTCTGGTTGCAACAGGTGGAGACTTGATTGCAATGAAAGACAAACATCTGCTTTTACACCCAAAAGAGGGAAATGAGTATGTGCTTAAAAACTATGACAAAGAGAGCATTCTTTCTATCATGGGAAAAATGTGGATTGTGGACCCATATAAAAAAGAGCACCCAGGGATTCACAATGACCCAAGTGTGGTTAAAGATGGCTTAACACCGTATCAACTCTTTGATATGTTGCCTGTGGAAGTACCTGAGGGGGAATACTTTATGATGGGTGATAACCGTGACCACTCTAACGACTCACGATTTTGGGGTACAGTACAATACAAACATATTGTAGGAAAACCTTGGTTTATCTACTTCTCATGGGATGAGAACAAAGAGATCAGATGGAACCGAATTTTTAGAAGCATTGAGGGCATCGAAGATGAGATGTTCGGAAAAGAGATAAAAATAGAACACAAAGAAGGGATATATTAA
- the folD gene encoding bifunctional methylenetetrahydrofolate dehydrogenase/methenyltetrahydrofolate cyclohydrolase FolD, which yields MNILDGKALSQKIKEEVKLETQKLQAEKNITPGLAVILVGNDPASAAYVGMKSKACKDAGIYSIVHEMPETISQESILEILSMMNKNPNIDGILVQLPLPKHIDTTAILEAIDPKKDVDGFHAYNVGRMTSGLDAFVPATPYGVMELLKEYNIDPQGKDVCVVGASDIVGKPMGTLLLNANATVTTCHIYTKDLKAHTSKADIICVGAGVVNLIKEDMVKEGAIVVDIGINRLDNGKLVGDVDFENVAPKCSYITPVPGGVGPMTIAMLLKNTIKAAKMRESREK from the coding sequence ATGAATATACTTGATGGAAAAGCATTATCGCAAAAAATCAAAGAAGAGGTCAAACTAGAGACACAAAAACTACAGGCTGAAAAGAATATCACACCTGGACTTGCTGTAATTTTAGTGGGGAATGACCCTGCAAGTGCTGCATACGTAGGTATGAAAAGTAAGGCATGTAAAGATGCAGGTATTTACTCTATTGTTCATGAAATGCCTGAAACGATCTCTCAAGAATCTATTTTAGAAATTCTTTCAATGATGAATAAAAATCCAAATATTGATGGTATTTTAGTGCAATTGCCCCTTCCAAAACATATTGACACAACTGCAATTTTAGAAGCCATTGATCCTAAAAAAGATGTGGATGGTTTCCATGCATACAACGTAGGACGAATGACATCTGGATTGGATGCGTTTGTTCCTGCAACGCCTTATGGAGTGATGGAACTTTTAAAAGAGTACAACATTGACCCACAAGGAAAAGATGTGTGTGTTGTGGGTGCCAGTGATATTGTAGGAAAACCAATGGGAACGCTTTTATTAAATGCCAATGCCACTGTGACCACTTGCCATATTTACACAAAAGATTTAAAAGCTCATACAAGCAAAGCCGACATTATTTGTGTGGGAGCTGGGGTTGTTAACTTGATTAAAGAGGACATGGTAAAAGAGGGAGCGATTGTTGTGGATATTGGTATTAACCGATTAGACAATGGTAAACTTGTAGGTGACGTTGATTTTGAAAACGTTGCTCCTAAATGTTCATACATTACTCCAGTACCTGGTGGAGTGGGACCAATGACCATTGCCATGCTTTTAAAGAACACCATTAAAGCTGCAAAAATGAGAGAAAGCCGAGAAAAATAA
- a CDS encoding c-type cytochrome codes for MYKLFMLFLCLPFYLQAYSVIDYSFITKYEYGQMLYENPRGIGCNKCHGEKGEGKLIATYKGDKGNEKQLYGPKISNVTWEQFKHSLSQKENKSLFMPTYFLTNEELVSIHYYITNLKK; via the coding sequence ATGTATAAATTATTTATGCTGTTTCTGTGTTTACCTTTTTATCTGCAGGCATACTCTGTTATTGATTATTCGTTTATTACCAAGTATGAGTATGGACAAATGTTGTATGAAAATCCAAGAGGAATAGGGTGCAACAAGTGTCATGGCGAAAAAGGTGAAGGAAAACTTATTGCGACGTATAAAGGTGATAAAGGGAATGAGAAACAACTTTATGGTCCTAAAATCAGCAATGTAACATGGGAACAGTTTAAACACAGTTTGAGTCAAAAAGAGAACAAATCTTTGTTCATGCCCACATACTTCTTAACCAACGAAGAGTTGGTCTCCATTCACTACTATATCACCAATTTGAAAAAATAA
- a CDS encoding thioredoxin family protein — translation MYKGFILLFLLFSTLFAQPLETLSSYDAAIKKGLKENKRVLMLIYSDYCSWCEKMQKKTLSNEKVVAFIQKDFVFVKINREKGEYPKEFIPRFIPTTYLIDPKSQEEIYALYGYKTATQFLDELSDE, via the coding sequence ATGTACAAAGGTTTCATTCTTCTGTTTCTATTATTTTCAACACTGTTTGCACAACCACTTGAAACACTAAGCTCTTATGATGCAGCAATTAAAAAGGGTCTCAAAGAGAACAAACGTGTTTTAATGCTCATATACTCTGATTACTGTTCTTGGTGTGAAAAGATGCAAAAAAAAACTCTGAGTAATGAAAAAGTAGTTGCATTTATTCAAAAAGATTTTGTATTTGTGAAAATAAACCGTGAAAAAGGAGAGTATCCCAAAGAGTTTATCCCCAGATTTATTCCAACAACCTATTTAATTGATCCAAAAAGTCAAGAAGAAATTTACGCACTGTATGGATATAAAACAGCCACACAATTTTTAGATGAACTTTCAGATGAGTGA